From the genome of Mustela lutreola isolate mMusLut2 chromosome 16, mMusLut2.pri, whole genome shotgun sequence, one region includes:
- the ACD gene encoding adrenocortical dysplasia protein homolog isoform X2 translates to MAVLGSLVLRPWIRDLILGSDAFSSPQAGQLLEVLQEEAEAPGPSHAPDPSDVAAALLVSDGTHSVRCLVTREALNASDWEEKEFGFRGAEGRLLLLQDCGVRVQVAEGGAPAEFYLQVDRFSLLPAEQRRERVIGCNQDPDVQKKLFDCLEEHLSESISPSAGLSLSQLLDEVQEDQEHRGALVHLAESCLMLTGPCTAPPLTRWTSSCHRATGEAVYTVLSSWLHISENDQRVLSSLRPGQRAPGKGVLGPQPFTAITQVPRLLQKFAHPGTPALSSHVSSEESGASISLLPSLSLAASDPGQKGSVQAVPAICSAPGPLPPGSPHPSHVPSSPLLSCTPTLTPLGYVPSPHQAIVTRAQKPSLEFKEQGLTPKNWQHSPRTKSTPGALESSLVWDPPKRHRDGSAFQYGYEPPCTSLCAQVQAARLPPQLVAWALHFLMEPPPDSQLTQV, encoded by the exons ATGGCAGTCTTGGGGAGTTTGGTCCTACGGCCTTGGATTCGAGACCTGATCCTGGGGTCAGATGCATTCTCAAGTCCGCAGGCGGGGCAGCTGCTCGAG GTGTTACAGGAGGAGGCCGAGGCTCCGGGCCCGTCCCACGCCCCTGACCCCTCTGACGTCGCAGCGGCGCTCCTTGTGTCTGACGGGACCCACAGTGTCCGGTGCCTAGTGACGCGGGAGGCCCTGAACGCCTCGGACTG ggaggagaaagagtTCGGCTTCCGAGGGGCAGAaggccggctgctgctgctgcaggacTGTGGGGTCCGCGTCCAAGTCGCCGAAGGTGGCGCG CCCGCAGAGTTCTACCTCCAGGTGGATCGCTTCAGCCTGCTGCCTGCAGAGCAGCGCCGGGAACGGGTGATTGGTTG CAACCAGGACCCGGATGTGCAGAAAAAGCTCTTTGACTGTCTGGA gGAGCACCTTTCAGAGTCCATCTCCCCCAGTGCAG GACTTTCACTGTCCCAACTTCTGGATGAAGTGCAAGAGGACCAGGAGCATCGGGGGGCGCTAGTGCATCTGGCTGAGAGCTGTCTGATGCTGACAGGCCCTTGCACAGCACCCCCCCTCACCCGCTGGACCTCCTCCTGCCATAGGGCCACG GGAGAAGCTGTGTACACTGTCCTCAGCTCATGGCTGCACATCTCTGAGAATGACCAGCGAGTTCTGAGCTCTCTGCGCCCAGGTCAGAGAGCACCAG GTAAGGGGGTGCTCGGGCCACAGCCATTCACTGCTATCACCCAGGTTCCCAGGCTGCTGCAAAAGTTTGCACACCCAG GAACTCCAGCTTTATCCAGCCACGTGTCCTCGGAGGAAAGCGGCGCCAGCATCAGCCTTCTGCCTTCCCTGTCCTTGGCTGCTTCAGACCCAGGGCAAAAGGGCAGTGTCCAGGCTGTACCAGCCATCTGTTCAGCCCCTGGCCCCTTGCCCCCTGGCTCCCCACATCCTAGCCATGTTCCCAGTTCCCCACTCCTGAGCTGCACCCCAACACTGACACCCCTTGGCTATGTACCCAGTCCACATCAGGCCATTGTGACTAGGGCCCAGAAACCTAGCCTGGAATTCAAGGAGCAAGGGTTGACCCCCAAGAACTGGCAGCACTCTCCAAGGACAAAAAGCACCCCGGGAGCCCTGGAGTCCAGCCTTGTTTGG GACCCTCCAAAGCGGCATCGTGATGGTTCTGCCTTCCAATATGGGTACGAGCCACCCTGCACCTCCCTCTGTGCCCAGGTCCAAGCCGCCAG gctccctccccagctcGTGGCCTGGGCCCTGCACTTTCTGATGGAACCGCCGCCAGATTCTCAGCTAACCCAGGTGTGA
- the ACD gene encoding adrenocortical dysplasia protein homolog isoform X3 encodes MAVLGSLVLRPWIRDLILGSDAFSSPQAGQLLEVLQEEAEAPGPSHAPDPSDVAAALLVSDGTHSVRCLVTREALNASDWEEKEFGFRGAEGRLLLLQDCGVRVQVAEGGAPAEFYLQVDRFSLLPAEQRRERVIGCNQDPDVQKKLFDCLEEHLSESISPSAGLSLSQLLDEVQEDQEHRGALVHLAESCLMLTGPCTAPPLTRWTSSCHRATGEAVYTVLSSWLHISENDQRVLSSLRPGQRAPGPELPPPDPGLQDLSLTLISPSSPTSSALSSHVSSEESGASISLLPSLSLAASDPGQKGSVQAVPAICSAPGPLPPGSPHPSHVPSSPLLSCTPTLTPLGYVPSPHQAIVTRAQKPSLEFKEQGLTPKNWQHSPRTKSTPGALESSLVWDPPKRHRDGSAFQYGYEPPCTSLCAQVQAARLPPQLVAWALHFLMEPPPDSQLTQV; translated from the exons ATGGCAGTCTTGGGGAGTTTGGTCCTACGGCCTTGGATTCGAGACCTGATCCTGGGGTCAGATGCATTCTCAAGTCCGCAGGCGGGGCAGCTGCTCGAG GTGTTACAGGAGGAGGCCGAGGCTCCGGGCCCGTCCCACGCCCCTGACCCCTCTGACGTCGCAGCGGCGCTCCTTGTGTCTGACGGGACCCACAGTGTCCGGTGCCTAGTGACGCGGGAGGCCCTGAACGCCTCGGACTG ggaggagaaagagtTCGGCTTCCGAGGGGCAGAaggccggctgctgctgctgcaggacTGTGGGGTCCGCGTCCAAGTCGCCGAAGGTGGCGCG CCCGCAGAGTTCTACCTCCAGGTGGATCGCTTCAGCCTGCTGCCTGCAGAGCAGCGCCGGGAACGGGTGATTGGTTG CAACCAGGACCCGGATGTGCAGAAAAAGCTCTTTGACTGTCTGGA gGAGCACCTTTCAGAGTCCATCTCCCCCAGTGCAG GACTTTCACTGTCCCAACTTCTGGATGAAGTGCAAGAGGACCAGGAGCATCGGGGGGCGCTAGTGCATCTGGCTGAGAGCTGTCTGATGCTGACAGGCCCTTGCACAGCACCCCCCCTCACCCGCTGGACCTCCTCCTGCCATAGGGCCACG GGAGAAGCTGTGTACACTGTCCTCAGCTCATGGCTGCACATCTCTGAGAATGACCAGCGAGTTCTGAGCTCTCTGCGCCCAGGTCAGAGAGCACCAG GCCCTGAGCTGCCTCCACCAGATCCAGGTTTGCAGGACCTATCGCTGaccctcatttctccttcctcgCCTACTTCCTCAG CTTTATCCAGCCACGTGTCCTCGGAGGAAAGCGGCGCCAGCATCAGCCTTCTGCCTTCCCTGTCCTTGGCTGCTTCAGACCCAGGGCAAAAGGGCAGTGTCCAGGCTGTACCAGCCATCTGTTCAGCCCCTGGCCCCTTGCCCCCTGGCTCCCCACATCCTAGCCATGTTCCCAGTTCCCCACTCCTGAGCTGCACCCCAACACTGACACCCCTTGGCTATGTACCCAGTCCACATCAGGCCATTGTGACTAGGGCCCAGAAACCTAGCCTGGAATTCAAGGAGCAAGGGTTGACCCCCAAGAACTGGCAGCACTCTCCAAGGACAAAAAGCACCCCGGGAGCCCTGGAGTCCAGCCTTGTTTGG GACCCTCCAAAGCGGCATCGTGATGGTTCTGCCTTCCAATATGGGTACGAGCCACCCTGCACCTCCCTCTGTGCCCAGGTCCAAGCCGCCAG gctccctccccagctcGTGGCCTGGGCCCTGCACTTTCTGATGGAACCGCCGCCAGATTCTCAGCTAACCCAGGTGTGA
- the ACD gene encoding adrenocortical dysplasia protein homolog isoform X9: protein MAVLGSLVLRPWIRDLILGSDAFSSPQAGQLLEVLQEEAEAPGPSHAPDPSDVAAALLVSDGTHSVRCLVTREALNASDWEEKEFGFRGAEGRLLLLQDCGVRVQVAEGGAPAEFYLQVDRFSLLPAEQRRERVIGCNQDPDVQKKLFDCLEEHLSESISPSAGLSLSQLLDEVQEDQEHRGALVHLAESCLMLTGPCTAPPLTRWTSSCHRATGEAVYTVLSSWLHISENDQRVLSSLRPGQRAPGPELPPPDPGLQDLSLTLISPSSPTSSGKGVLGPQPFTAITQVPRLLQKFAHPALSSHVSSEESGASISLLPSLSLAASDPGQKGSVQAVPAICSAPGPLPPGSPHPSHVPSSPLLSCTPTLTPLGYVPSPHQAIVTRAQKPSLEFKEQGLTPKNWQHSPRTKSTPGALESSLVWDPPKRHRDGSAFQYGYEPPCTSLCAQVQAARLPPQLVAWALHFLMEPPPDSQLTQV, encoded by the exons ATGGCAGTCTTGGGGAGTTTGGTCCTACGGCCTTGGATTCGAGACCTGATCCTGGGGTCAGATGCATTCTCAAGTCCGCAGGCGGGGCAGCTGCTCGAG GTGTTACAGGAGGAGGCCGAGGCTCCGGGCCCGTCCCACGCCCCTGACCCCTCTGACGTCGCAGCGGCGCTCCTTGTGTCTGACGGGACCCACAGTGTCCGGTGCCTAGTGACGCGGGAGGCCCTGAACGCCTCGGACTG ggaggagaaagagtTCGGCTTCCGAGGGGCAGAaggccggctgctgctgctgcaggacTGTGGGGTCCGCGTCCAAGTCGCCGAAGGTGGCGCG CCCGCAGAGTTCTACCTCCAGGTGGATCGCTTCAGCCTGCTGCCTGCAGAGCAGCGCCGGGAACGGGTGATTGGTTG CAACCAGGACCCGGATGTGCAGAAAAAGCTCTTTGACTGTCTGGA gGAGCACCTTTCAGAGTCCATCTCCCCCAGTGCAG GACTTTCACTGTCCCAACTTCTGGATGAAGTGCAAGAGGACCAGGAGCATCGGGGGGCGCTAGTGCATCTGGCTGAGAGCTGTCTGATGCTGACAGGCCCTTGCACAGCACCCCCCCTCACCCGCTGGACCTCCTCCTGCCATAGGGCCACG GGAGAAGCTGTGTACACTGTCCTCAGCTCATGGCTGCACATCTCTGAGAATGACCAGCGAGTTCTGAGCTCTCTGCGCCCAGGTCAGAGAGCACCAG GCCCTGAGCTGCCTCCACCAGATCCAGGTTTGCAGGACCTATCGCTGaccctcatttctccttcctcgCCTACTTCCTCAGGTAAGGGGGTGCTCGGGCCACAGCCATTCACTGCTATCACCCAGGTTCCCAGGCTGCTGCAAAAGTTTGCACACCCAG CTTTATCCAGCCACGTGTCCTCGGAGGAAAGCGGCGCCAGCATCAGCCTTCTGCCTTCCCTGTCCTTGGCTGCTTCAGACCCAGGGCAAAAGGGCAGTGTCCAGGCTGTACCAGCCATCTGTTCAGCCCCTGGCCCCTTGCCCCCTGGCTCCCCACATCCTAGCCATGTTCCCAGTTCCCCACTCCTGAGCTGCACCCCAACACTGACACCCCTTGGCTATGTACCCAGTCCACATCAGGCCATTGTGACTAGGGCCCAGAAACCTAGCCTGGAATTCAAGGAGCAAGGGTTGACCCCCAAGAACTGGCAGCACTCTCCAAGGACAAAAAGCACCCCGGGAGCCCTGGAGTCCAGCCTTGTTTGG GACCCTCCAAAGCGGCATCGTGATGGTTCTGCCTTCCAATATGGGTACGAGCCACCCTGCACCTCCCTCTGTGCCCAGGTCCAAGCCGCCAG gctccctccccagctcGTGGCCTGGGCCCTGCACTTTCTGATGGAACCGCCGCCAGATTCTCAGCTAACCCAGGTGTGA
- the ACD gene encoding adrenocortical dysplasia protein homolog isoform X4: MAVLGSLVLRPWIRDLILGSDAFSSPQAGQLLEVLQEEAEAPGPSHAPDPSDVAAALLVSDGTHSVRCLVTREALNASDWEEKEFGFRGAEGRLLLLQDCGVRVQVAEGGAPAEFYLQVDRFSLLPAEQRRERVIGCNQDPDVQKKLFDCLEEHLSESISPSAGLSLSQLLDEVQEDQEHRGALVHLAESCLMLTGPCTAPPLTRWTSSCHRATGEAVYTVLSSWLHISENDQRVLSSLRPGQRAPGKGVLGPQPFTAITQVPRLLQKFAHPALSSHVSSEESGASISLLPSLSLAASDPGQKGSVQAVPAICSAPGPLPPGSPHPSHVPSSPLLSCTPTLTPLGYVPSPHQAIVTRAQKPSLEFKEQGLTPKNWQHSPRTKSTPGALESSLVWDPPKRHRDGSAFQYGYEPPCTSLCAQVQAARLPPQLVAWALHFLMEPPPDSQLTQV, from the exons ATGGCAGTCTTGGGGAGTTTGGTCCTACGGCCTTGGATTCGAGACCTGATCCTGGGGTCAGATGCATTCTCAAGTCCGCAGGCGGGGCAGCTGCTCGAG GTGTTACAGGAGGAGGCCGAGGCTCCGGGCCCGTCCCACGCCCCTGACCCCTCTGACGTCGCAGCGGCGCTCCTTGTGTCTGACGGGACCCACAGTGTCCGGTGCCTAGTGACGCGGGAGGCCCTGAACGCCTCGGACTG ggaggagaaagagtTCGGCTTCCGAGGGGCAGAaggccggctgctgctgctgcaggacTGTGGGGTCCGCGTCCAAGTCGCCGAAGGTGGCGCG CCCGCAGAGTTCTACCTCCAGGTGGATCGCTTCAGCCTGCTGCCTGCAGAGCAGCGCCGGGAACGGGTGATTGGTTG CAACCAGGACCCGGATGTGCAGAAAAAGCTCTTTGACTGTCTGGA gGAGCACCTTTCAGAGTCCATCTCCCCCAGTGCAG GACTTTCACTGTCCCAACTTCTGGATGAAGTGCAAGAGGACCAGGAGCATCGGGGGGCGCTAGTGCATCTGGCTGAGAGCTGTCTGATGCTGACAGGCCCTTGCACAGCACCCCCCCTCACCCGCTGGACCTCCTCCTGCCATAGGGCCACG GGAGAAGCTGTGTACACTGTCCTCAGCTCATGGCTGCACATCTCTGAGAATGACCAGCGAGTTCTGAGCTCTCTGCGCCCAGGTCAGAGAGCACCAG GTAAGGGGGTGCTCGGGCCACAGCCATTCACTGCTATCACCCAGGTTCCCAGGCTGCTGCAAAAGTTTGCACACCCAG CTTTATCCAGCCACGTGTCCTCGGAGGAAAGCGGCGCCAGCATCAGCCTTCTGCCTTCCCTGTCCTTGGCTGCTTCAGACCCAGGGCAAAAGGGCAGTGTCCAGGCTGTACCAGCCATCTGTTCAGCCCCTGGCCCCTTGCCCCCTGGCTCCCCACATCCTAGCCATGTTCCCAGTTCCCCACTCCTGAGCTGCACCCCAACACTGACACCCCTTGGCTATGTACCCAGTCCACATCAGGCCATTGTGACTAGGGCCCAGAAACCTAGCCTGGAATTCAAGGAGCAAGGGTTGACCCCCAAGAACTGGCAGCACTCTCCAAGGACAAAAAGCACCCCGGGAGCCCTGGAGTCCAGCCTTGTTTGG GACCCTCCAAAGCGGCATCGTGATGGTTCTGCCTTCCAATATGGGTACGAGCCACCCTGCACCTCCCTCTGTGCCCAGGTCCAAGCCGCCAG gctccctccccagctcGTGGCCTGGGCCCTGCACTTTCTGATGGAACCGCCGCCAGATTCTCAGCTAACCCAGGTGTGA
- the ACD gene encoding adrenocortical dysplasia protein homolog isoform X10, with amino-acid sequence MAVLGSLVLRPWIRDLILGSDAFSSPQAGQLLEVLQEEAEAPGPSHAPDPSDVAAALLVSDGTHSVRCLVTREALNASDWEEKEFGFRGAEGRLLLLQDCGVRVQVAEGGAPAEFYLQVDRFSLLPAEQRRERVIGCNQDPDVQKKLFDCLEEHLSESISPSAGLSLSQLLDEVQEDQEHRGALVHLAESCLMLTGPCTAPPLTRWTSSCHRATGEAVYTVLSSWLHISENDQRVLSSLRPGQRAPGPELPPPDPGLQDLSLTLISPSSPTSSGTPALSSHVSSEESGASISLLPSLSLAASDPGQKGSVQAVPAICSAPGPLPPGSPHPSHVPSSPLLSCTPTLTPLGYVPSPHQAIVTRAQKPSLEFKEQGLTPKNWQHSPRTKSTPGALESSLVWDPPKRHRDGSAFQYGYEPPCTSLCAQVQAARLPPQLVAWALHFLMEPPPDSQLTQV; translated from the exons ATGGCAGTCTTGGGGAGTTTGGTCCTACGGCCTTGGATTCGAGACCTGATCCTGGGGTCAGATGCATTCTCAAGTCCGCAGGCGGGGCAGCTGCTCGAG GTGTTACAGGAGGAGGCCGAGGCTCCGGGCCCGTCCCACGCCCCTGACCCCTCTGACGTCGCAGCGGCGCTCCTTGTGTCTGACGGGACCCACAGTGTCCGGTGCCTAGTGACGCGGGAGGCCCTGAACGCCTCGGACTG ggaggagaaagagtTCGGCTTCCGAGGGGCAGAaggccggctgctgctgctgcaggacTGTGGGGTCCGCGTCCAAGTCGCCGAAGGTGGCGCG CCCGCAGAGTTCTACCTCCAGGTGGATCGCTTCAGCCTGCTGCCTGCAGAGCAGCGCCGGGAACGGGTGATTGGTTG CAACCAGGACCCGGATGTGCAGAAAAAGCTCTTTGACTGTCTGGA gGAGCACCTTTCAGAGTCCATCTCCCCCAGTGCAG GACTTTCACTGTCCCAACTTCTGGATGAAGTGCAAGAGGACCAGGAGCATCGGGGGGCGCTAGTGCATCTGGCTGAGAGCTGTCTGATGCTGACAGGCCCTTGCACAGCACCCCCCCTCACCCGCTGGACCTCCTCCTGCCATAGGGCCACG GGAGAAGCTGTGTACACTGTCCTCAGCTCATGGCTGCACATCTCTGAGAATGACCAGCGAGTTCTGAGCTCTCTGCGCCCAGGTCAGAGAGCACCAG GCCCTGAGCTGCCTCCACCAGATCCAGGTTTGCAGGACCTATCGCTGaccctcatttctccttcctcgCCTACTTCCTCAG GAACTCCAGCTTTATCCAGCCACGTGTCCTCGGAGGAAAGCGGCGCCAGCATCAGCCTTCTGCCTTCCCTGTCCTTGGCTGCTTCAGACCCAGGGCAAAAGGGCAGTGTCCAGGCTGTACCAGCCATCTGTTCAGCCCCTGGCCCCTTGCCCCCTGGCTCCCCACATCCTAGCCATGTTCCCAGTTCCCCACTCCTGAGCTGCACCCCAACACTGACACCCCTTGGCTATGTACCCAGTCCACATCAGGCCATTGTGACTAGGGCCCAGAAACCTAGCCTGGAATTCAAGGAGCAAGGGTTGACCCCCAAGAACTGGCAGCACTCTCCAAGGACAAAAAGCACCCCGGGAGCCCTGGAGTCCAGCCTTGTTTGG GACCCTCCAAAGCGGCATCGTGATGGTTCTGCCTTCCAATATGGGTACGAGCCACCCTGCACCTCCCTCTGTGCCCAGGTCCAAGCCGCCAG gctccctccccagctcGTGGCCTGGGCCCTGCACTTTCTGATGGAACCGCCGCCAGATTCTCAGCTAACCCAGGTGTGA
- the ACD gene encoding adrenocortical dysplasia protein homolog isoform X7: MAVLGSLVLRPWIRDLILGSDAFSSPQAGQLLEVLQEEAEAPGPSHAPDPSDVAAALLVSDGTHSVRCLVTREALNASDWEEKEFGFRGAEGRLLLLQDCGVRVQVAEGGAPAEFYLQVDRFSLLPAEQRRERVIGCNQDPDVQKKLFDCLEEHLSESISPSAGLSLSQLLDEVQEDQEHRGALVHLAESCLMLTGPCTAPPLTRWTSSCHRATGEAVYTVLSSWLHISENDQRVLSSLRPGPELPPPDPGLQDLSLTLISPSSPTSSALSSHVSSEESGASISLLPSLSLAASDPGQKGSVQAVPAICSAPGPLPPGSPHPSHVPSSPLLSCTPTLTPLGYVPSPHQAIVTRAQKPSLEFKEQGLTPKNWQHSPRTKSTPGALESSLVWDPPKRHRDGSAFQYGYEPPCTSLCAQVQAARLPPQLVAWALHFLMEPPPDSQLTQV, from the exons ATGGCAGTCTTGGGGAGTTTGGTCCTACGGCCTTGGATTCGAGACCTGATCCTGGGGTCAGATGCATTCTCAAGTCCGCAGGCGGGGCAGCTGCTCGAG GTGTTACAGGAGGAGGCCGAGGCTCCGGGCCCGTCCCACGCCCCTGACCCCTCTGACGTCGCAGCGGCGCTCCTTGTGTCTGACGGGACCCACAGTGTCCGGTGCCTAGTGACGCGGGAGGCCCTGAACGCCTCGGACTG ggaggagaaagagtTCGGCTTCCGAGGGGCAGAaggccggctgctgctgctgcaggacTGTGGGGTCCGCGTCCAAGTCGCCGAAGGTGGCGCG CCCGCAGAGTTCTACCTCCAGGTGGATCGCTTCAGCCTGCTGCCTGCAGAGCAGCGCCGGGAACGGGTGATTGGTTG CAACCAGGACCCGGATGTGCAGAAAAAGCTCTTTGACTGTCTGGA gGAGCACCTTTCAGAGTCCATCTCCCCCAGTGCAG GACTTTCACTGTCCCAACTTCTGGATGAAGTGCAAGAGGACCAGGAGCATCGGGGGGCGCTAGTGCATCTGGCTGAGAGCTGTCTGATGCTGACAGGCCCTTGCACAGCACCCCCCCTCACCCGCTGGACCTCCTCCTGCCATAGGGCCACG GGAGAAGCTGTGTACACTGTCCTCAGCTCATGGCTGCACATCTCTGAGAATGACCAGCGAGTTCTGAGCTCTCTGCGCCCAG GCCCTGAGCTGCCTCCACCAGATCCAGGTTTGCAGGACCTATCGCTGaccctcatttctccttcctcgCCTACTTCCTCAG CTTTATCCAGCCACGTGTCCTCGGAGGAAAGCGGCGCCAGCATCAGCCTTCTGCCTTCCCTGTCCTTGGCTGCTTCAGACCCAGGGCAAAAGGGCAGTGTCCAGGCTGTACCAGCCATCTGTTCAGCCCCTGGCCCCTTGCCCCCTGGCTCCCCACATCCTAGCCATGTTCCCAGTTCCCCACTCCTGAGCTGCACCCCAACACTGACACCCCTTGGCTATGTACCCAGTCCACATCAGGCCATTGTGACTAGGGCCCAGAAACCTAGCCTGGAATTCAAGGAGCAAGGGTTGACCCCCAAGAACTGGCAGCACTCTCCAAGGACAAAAAGCACCCCGGGAGCCCTGGAGTCCAGCCTTGTTTGG GACCCTCCAAAGCGGCATCGTGATGGTTCTGCCTTCCAATATGGGTACGAGCCACCCTGCACCTCCCTCTGTGCCCAGGTCCAAGCCGCCAG gctccctccccagctcGTGGCCTGGGCCCTGCACTTTCTGATGGAACCGCCGCCAGATTCTCAGCTAACCCAGGTGTGA
- the ACD gene encoding adrenocortical dysplasia protein homolog isoform X5, whose protein sequence is MAVLGSLVLRPWIRDLILGSDAFSSPQAGQLLEVLQEEAEAPGPSHAPDPSDVAAALLVSDGTHSVRCLVTREALNASDWEEKEFGFRGAEGRLLLLQDCGVRVQVAEGGAPAEFYLQVDRFSLLPAEQRRERVIGCNQDPDVQKKLFDCLEEHLSESISPSAGLSLSQLLDEVQEDQEHRGALVHLAESCLMLTGPCTAPPLTRWTSSCHRATGEAVYTVLSSWLHISENDQRVLSSLRPGPELPPPDPGLQDLSLTLISPSSPTSSGTPALSSHVSSEESGASISLLPSLSLAASDPGQKGSVQAVPAICSAPGPLPPGSPHPSHVPSSPLLSCTPTLTPLGYVPSPHQAIVTRAQKPSLEFKEQGLTPKNWQHSPRTKSTPGALESSLVWDPPKRHRDGSAFQYGYEPPCTSLCAQVQAARLPPQLVAWALHFLMEPPPDSQLTQV, encoded by the exons ATGGCAGTCTTGGGGAGTTTGGTCCTACGGCCTTGGATTCGAGACCTGATCCTGGGGTCAGATGCATTCTCAAGTCCGCAGGCGGGGCAGCTGCTCGAG GTGTTACAGGAGGAGGCCGAGGCTCCGGGCCCGTCCCACGCCCCTGACCCCTCTGACGTCGCAGCGGCGCTCCTTGTGTCTGACGGGACCCACAGTGTCCGGTGCCTAGTGACGCGGGAGGCCCTGAACGCCTCGGACTG ggaggagaaagagtTCGGCTTCCGAGGGGCAGAaggccggctgctgctgctgcaggacTGTGGGGTCCGCGTCCAAGTCGCCGAAGGTGGCGCG CCCGCAGAGTTCTACCTCCAGGTGGATCGCTTCAGCCTGCTGCCTGCAGAGCAGCGCCGGGAACGGGTGATTGGTTG CAACCAGGACCCGGATGTGCAGAAAAAGCTCTTTGACTGTCTGGA gGAGCACCTTTCAGAGTCCATCTCCCCCAGTGCAG GACTTTCACTGTCCCAACTTCTGGATGAAGTGCAAGAGGACCAGGAGCATCGGGGGGCGCTAGTGCATCTGGCTGAGAGCTGTCTGATGCTGACAGGCCCTTGCACAGCACCCCCCCTCACCCGCTGGACCTCCTCCTGCCATAGGGCCACG GGAGAAGCTGTGTACACTGTCCTCAGCTCATGGCTGCACATCTCTGAGAATGACCAGCGAGTTCTGAGCTCTCTGCGCCCAG GCCCTGAGCTGCCTCCACCAGATCCAGGTTTGCAGGACCTATCGCTGaccctcatttctccttcctcgCCTACTTCCTCAG GAACTCCAGCTTTATCCAGCCACGTGTCCTCGGAGGAAAGCGGCGCCAGCATCAGCCTTCTGCCTTCCCTGTCCTTGGCTGCTTCAGACCCAGGGCAAAAGGGCAGTGTCCAGGCTGTACCAGCCATCTGTTCAGCCCCTGGCCCCTTGCCCCCTGGCTCCCCACATCCTAGCCATGTTCCCAGTTCCCCACTCCTGAGCTGCACCCCAACACTGACACCCCTTGGCTATGTACCCAGTCCACATCAGGCCATTGTGACTAGGGCCCAGAAACCTAGCCTGGAATTCAAGGAGCAAGGGTTGACCCCCAAGAACTGGCAGCACTCTCCAAGGACAAAAAGCACCCCGGGAGCCCTGGAGTCCAGCCTTGTTTGG GACCCTCCAAAGCGGCATCGTGATGGTTCTGCCTTCCAATATGGGTACGAGCCACCCTGCACCTCCCTCTGTGCCCAGGTCCAAGCCGCCAG gctccctccccagctcGTGGCCTGGGCCCTGCACTTTCTGATGGAACCGCCGCCAGATTCTCAGCTAACCCAGGTGTGA